In the Victivallis sp. Marseille-Q1083 genome, one interval contains:
- the nadB gene encoding L-aspartate oxidase codes for MNNSECLEFDHLVIGSGVAGLSAALHLANAGYQVAVLSKRTVDEGNTKYAQGGIACVTDIQDTFDEHVQDTLIAGARLCKEAVVRQIVEAGPAAIRELIEDGIHFTTRGELGMTEEPGEYHLGREGGHHKRRILHAGDITGAELEETLIRTCRQHANITFFEYHIAIDLIVSQRIGIPGDNHCFGAYVLDVRGNTVKTFRSNTTTLACGGAGKVYLYTCNPDVACGSGIAMGYRAGAKIVNMEFIQFHPTILYNPQMRSFLISEAVRGEGAVLKVRDTDGRYVEFMQKYHPMKSLAPRDVVARAIDNEMKRRGEECVYLDIRHVPEEKLKLRFPNIFEKCLESGINMSKDLIPVVPAAHFVCGGVETDVNGYTGIHGLYAVGECACTGLHGANRLASNSLLEGLVVSKFVAAHIQRALPSLKREPQALQVPVWSCGNATDSDEQVVIAHNWEEIRRFMWDYVGIFRTTKRLERAKARIKMIRKEIEKYYWDFYVTPDLLELRNIATVAELIIDSALSRKESRGLHYNADYPFLDPDLDGVDTVLQRSFRYYD; via the coding sequence ATGAATAATTCGGAATGTCTGGAATTTGACCATCTGGTAATCGGCAGCGGCGTGGCCGGACTGTCGGCGGCGTTGCATTTGGCCAACGCCGGGTATCAGGTGGCCGTCTTGTCCAAACGCACCGTAGATGAGGGGAACACCAAATATGCGCAGGGCGGCATCGCTTGCGTCACCGATATCCAGGATACGTTCGACGAGCATGTCCAGGATACGCTGATTGCCGGCGCGCGGCTGTGCAAGGAAGCGGTCGTGCGCCAAATTGTCGAGGCGGGGCCGGCGGCGATTCGGGAGCTGATTGAAGACGGCATTCATTTCACCACCCGCGGTGAACTGGGCATGACCGAAGAGCCCGGCGAATATCACCTCGGCCGCGAGGGCGGCCACCACAAGCGGCGGATTCTGCATGCCGGCGACATCACCGGCGCGGAGTTGGAAGAGACGTTGATTCGGACTTGCCGCCAGCATGCCAACATCACCTTTTTCGAATATCATATCGCCATCGATTTGATCGTTTCGCAGCGGATCGGCATTCCGGGCGACAATCACTGTTTCGGCGCCTATGTGCTGGATGTCAGGGGCAATACGGTCAAAACCTTCCGTTCCAACACGACGACGCTGGCCTGCGGCGGCGCCGGCAAGGTTTATCTGTACACCTGCAACCCGGATGTCGCCTGCGGCAGCGGCATTGCGATGGGCTATCGGGCCGGCGCGAAGATCGTCAATATGGAATTCATCCAGTTCCATCCGACTATCCTCTACAACCCGCAGATGCGTTCTTTCCTGATCAGTGAAGCGGTGCGCGGCGAGGGCGCGGTGCTCAAAGTGCGGGACACCGACGGCCGTTATGTCGAATTCATGCAGAAATACCATCCGATGAAGAGCCTGGCGCCGCGCGACGTCGTCGCCCGGGCGATCGACAACGAGATGAAGCGCCGCGGCGAAGAGTGCGTCTATCTCGATATCCGGCATGTGCCGGAGGAGAAATTGAAGCTGCGTTTTCCGAATATCTTTGAAAAATGCCTCGAATCCGGCATCAATATGTCCAAAGATCTGATTCCGGTGGTGCCGGCCGCCCATTTCGTTTGCGGCGGCGTCGAGACCGATGTCAACGGCTATACCGGGATTCACGGTCTGTACGCCGTCGGTGAATGCGCCTGTACCGGTTTGCACGGCGCCAACCGGCTGGCGAGCAACAGCCTGCTGGAGGGATTGGTGGTTTCGAAATTCGTTGCCGCCCACATTCAGCGGGCGCTGCCGTCGTTGAAGCGGGAACCGCAGGCGCTGCAGGTGCCGGTCTGGAGTTGCGGCAACGCGACCGATTCGGACGAGCAGGTGGTCATCGCCCACAACTGGGAGGAGATCCGCCGGTTCATGTGGGACTACGTCGGCATTTTCCGGACGACCAAGCGGCTGGAACGGGCCAAGGCGCGCATCAAGATGATCCGCAAGGAGATCGAGAAATATTACTGGGACTTCTACGTCACGCCGGACTTGCTGGAACTGCGCAACATCGCGACGGTGGCGGAGCTGATCATCGATTCGGCGCTGAGCCGCAAAGAGAGCCGCGGCCTGCATTACAATGCCGATTATCCGTTTCTCGACCCGGACTTGGACGGGGTGGATACGGTGCTGCAACGGAGTTTTCGTTATTATGATTAA
- the lnt gene encoding apolipoprotein N-acyltransferase: METDPVVATPGNAGVPNEKYLLSKRRFFGYLLLMFGSGWLMSTALPPLNWHAVAFVALILPGYLLLGRAKLPALAGGFCYGLGWAFPSFYWLREINPVLPYLMAPVLGLYLAVWALGFAVLHRWLLIPLDIQLAGAEAVRKFARNQPWRELFFTVAVSALYCIIEHLRSGPLPWNYLSATQWQNLSLIQICSVTGTYGVTFLIVFLNISIALAVRNGLRLYGSGRYPRPWPFLTALVLLMLALLFGVALDRSRAARDGATATVRLGLLQGDISQRRSASDAEAQEALDVYMELSRKVAPLRPDLLIWPETAVPFPLMAAHPLCESYRARVAQLILDYRVPMLLGSVDYRPRPDSGEIEVYNTALLLDTAPEIVDRYDKINPVPFGEYVPFRRWLPDWAIRLIDMNRDLTAGTDFSPLALPQREEIKLGMSICYEDVFPYIARREAELGANLLLVITNDAWYPTSSEPEQHLANAVFRAVETGLPMARCGNNSASCIILPNGKISDGLFSDAAGEADPVRRGRACGVLSVEVPLNPPPTFYTRFGPWFIGGCYLLAGAAFAVCFGLFLARKKALLKPFTPEESSSHD, from the coding sequence ATGGAAACTGACCCCGTAGTGGCAACGCCGGGAAACGCCGGCGTTCCGAATGAAAAATACCTGTTGTCCAAGCGTCGATTTTTCGGTTATCTGCTGCTGATGTTCGGTTCCGGCTGGCTGATGAGCACCGCGCTGCCGCCGTTGAACTGGCATGCCGTCGCCTTCGTCGCGCTGATCCTGCCCGGCTATCTGCTGCTCGGACGCGCCAAGCTGCCGGCGCTGGCCGGCGGCTTCTGCTACGGGCTGGGCTGGGCGTTTCCCTCGTTCTACTGGCTGCGGGAAATCAATCCGGTGCTGCCGTACCTGATGGCGCCGGTTCTCGGGCTGTATCTGGCGGTGTGGGCGCTCGGCTTCGCCGTGCTCCACCGCTGGCTGCTGATCCCGCTCGACATCCAACTGGCCGGCGCGGAAGCGGTCAGGAAATTCGCCCGCAACCAGCCGTGGCGCGAACTCTTTTTCACCGTGGCGGTCAGCGCGCTGTACTGCATCATCGAGCATTTGCGCTCCGGGCCGCTGCCGTGGAACTATTTGTCCGCCACCCAATGGCAAAATCTGTCGCTGATCCAGATCTGTTCGGTCACCGGCACCTATGGCGTCACCTTTCTAATCGTCTTCCTGAACATCTCCATCGCGCTGGCTGTCCGCAACGGCCTGCGCCTGTACGGTTCCGGCCGCTATCCGCGCCCGTGGCCGTTCCTGACCGCGCTGGTGCTGCTGATGCTCGCGCTGCTTTTCGGCGTCGCGCTCGACCGCAGCCGGGCGGCCCGGGACGGCGCTACCGCCACGGTGCGGCTCGGCCTGCTCCAGGGCGACATCTCCCAGCGCCGTTCCGCCTCCGATGCCGAAGCGCAGGAAGCGCTCGACGTCTATATGGAGCTCTCCCGCAAAGTGGCGCCGTTGCGGCCGGATCTGCTGATCTGGCCGGAAACCGCCGTGCCGTTTCCGCTGATGGCCGCCCACCCGCTGTGTGAAAGCTACCGGGCGCGCGTGGCGCAACTGATTCTGGATTATCGGGTACCGATGCTGCTCGGCAGCGTCGACTATCGGCCACGGCCGGATAGCGGCGAAATCGAGGTGTACAACACGGCGCTGCTGCTGGACACCGCGCCCGAAATCGTCGACCGTTACGATAAAATCAATCCGGTGCCGTTCGGCGAATATGTCCCGTTCCGGCGCTGGCTGCCCGACTGGGCGATCCGGCTCATCGACATGAATCGCGACCTGACCGCCGGCACCGATTTTTCGCCGCTGGCTCTGCCGCAGCGGGAGGAGATCAAACTCGGCATGAGCATCTGTTACGAAGACGTTTTCCCCTATATCGCCCGCCGGGAAGCGGAACTCGGCGCCAATCTGCTGCTGGTCATCACCAATGACGCCTGGTATCCGACCAGTTCCGAACCGGAGCAGCACCTGGCCAACGCCGTGTTCCGGGCCGTCGAGACCGGGCTGCCGATGGCGCGCTGCGGCAACAATTCCGCCAGCTGCATCATTCTGCCGAACGGCAAAATCAGCGACGGCTTGTTCAGCGATGCGGCGGGCGAGGCCGATCCGGTGCGACGGGGCCGCGCCTGCGGGGTGCTCAGCGTCGAAGTGCCGCTGAATCCGCCGCCGACCTTTTACACCCGGTTCGGACCGTGGTTCATCGGCGGCTGCTATCTGCTGGCCGGTGCGGCGTTTGCGGTCTGTTTCGGCCTCTTTCTCGCCAGAAAAAAAGCTCTGCTCAAACCTTTTACCCCGGAGGAGTCCAGTTCCCATGACTGA
- a CDS encoding HIT domain-containing protein has translation MTENRPLWAPWRIAFIRGPKENRCFLCDNRHPNPASPEEELIVHRGQTAFAILNRYPYNSGHLLVAPYRHVGDIAELEKAERYELMDLCVEAKTVLQELLKPEAFNVGFNLGKAAGAGVADHLHLHIVPRWNGDTNFMPVLADTRCIPEALTATAELVRQHWSQRP, from the coding sequence ATGACTGAAAACCGTCCATTGTGGGCGCCGTGGCGCATCGCGTTCATCCGCGGCCCGAAGGAAAACCGTTGTTTTCTCTGCGACAACCGTCACCCCAATCCGGCATCGCCGGAAGAGGAATTGATCGTCCACCGCGGTCAGACCGCCTTCGCCATCCTGAACCGTTATCCGTACAATTCCGGCCACCTGCTGGTCGCGCCTTACCGCCATGTCGGCGATATCGCCGAACTGGAAAAAGCGGAACGTTACGAACTGATGGACCTCTGCGTCGAGGCCAAGACTGTCCTGCAGGAGCTGTTGAAACCGGAAGCGTTCAACGTCGGCTTCAACCTCGGCAAAGCGGCCGGCGCCGGCGTCGCCGACCATCTGCATCTGCACATCGTGCCGCGCTGGAACGGCGACACCAATTTCATGCCGGTGCTGGCCGACACCCGCTGCATTCCCGAAGCGCTGACCGCGACGGCGGAGCTGGTCCGGCAGCATTGGAGCCAACGCCCATGA
- a CDS encoding DUF89 domain-containing protein, with product MKLKVGCLSCVLCHAVRLTEHPSFQPRERERYAEAILKEAAKLDWNATPPEYAGRLHKALHRISGTADLFRTEKDHSTQLALRLLPHCRELINALPPAAQFGAIVKLVIGGNIIDYGADANFSLDTVQAAMAAVPHMPLEQTAIDELEAAMSAAHTVFYLLDNCGEAVFDQLLIERFADKITLGVRGGPILNDITPRELADSGLGAYPFVDTGDAIPGVSLTDSAPAFLAAMCAADLVVAKGQGNFESLGEYDRPIFYLLRIKCPVIAAETGVPFGSLCLKHRNLPTGRETAS from the coding sequence ATGAAGCTGAAAGTCGGCTGTTTGTCCTGCGTCCTCTGCCATGCGGTCCGGCTGACGGAACACCCGTCGTTTCAGCCCCGGGAGCGGGAGCGTTATGCGGAAGCGATCCTGAAGGAAGCGGCCAAGTTGGACTGGAACGCCACGCCGCCGGAATACGCCGGACGGCTGCACAAAGCCCTGCACCGGATTTCCGGCACCGCCGATCTGTTCCGCACCGAAAAGGATCATTCGACTCAACTGGCGTTGCGCCTGCTGCCGCATTGCCGGGAGTTGATCAACGCGCTGCCGCCGGCAGCGCAATTCGGCGCCATCGTCAAACTGGTCATCGGCGGCAACATCATCGACTACGGCGCCGACGCCAATTTTTCGCTGGACACCGTTCAGGCGGCGATGGCCGCGGTGCCGCATATGCCGCTGGAGCAAACGGCGATCGACGAACTGGAAGCGGCGATGAGCGCGGCGCATACCGTCTTCTACCTGCTGGACAACTGCGGCGAAGCGGTTTTCGACCAACTGCTGATCGAGCGGTTCGCCGATAAAATCACCCTCGGCGTGCGCGGCGGGCCGATCCTGAACGACATCACTCCGCGCGAGCTGGCCGATTCCGGGTTGGGCGCCTATCCGTTCGTCGATACCGGCGACGCCATTCCCGGCGTCTCGCTCACCGATTCCGCTCCGGCTTTTCTGGCGGCGATGTGCGCCGCCGATCTGGTTGTCGCCAAAGGACAGGGCAACTTCGAATCACTCGGCGAATACGACCGGCCGATCTTTTACCTGCTGCGGATCAAATGTCCGGTGATCGCCGCCGAGACGGGGGTGCCGTTCGGATCGCTCTGCCTGAAACACCGCAACCTTCCAACCGGCAGGGAAACCGCCTCATGA
- a CDS encoding HAD family hydrolase — MIKGILFDFDGTIADTLRLCIAGFRQAIEPLAGRTVSDQEIIATFGPSEEGTIRQLAPHACERGIAAYLKAYRELHGLCPAPFPGIVELLHELRLRGILTALVTGKGASSCRISLEYYGIADCFDRIQTGSPAGPVKPQCIRAVLAELALTPQEALYVGDSASDIQAAREVGVETLAAAWATTADIQELQRQQPLALFSTVAGLRNYLLA, encoded by the coding sequence ATGATCAAAGGCATTTTATTCGACTTCGACGGGACCATCGCCGACACGCTCAGACTGTGCATCGCCGGGTTCCGGCAAGCGATCGAACCGCTGGCCGGACGGACGGTTTCCGATCAGGAAATCATTGCGACCTTCGGCCCCAGCGAAGAAGGAACGATCCGGCAGTTGGCGCCGCACGCCTGCGAGCGCGGCATCGCCGCTTATTTGAAAGCCTACCGGGAGCTGCACGGCCTGTGCCCGGCCCCGTTTCCCGGCATCGTCGAGCTGCTGCACGAGTTGCGGCTGCGGGGGATACTGACGGCGCTGGTCACCGGCAAAGGAGCGTCCAGCTGCCGGATTTCGCTGGAATACTACGGCATTGCCGATTGTTTCGACCGCATTCAGACCGGCAGTCCCGCCGGGCCGGTCAAGCCGCAGTGCATCCGGGCGGTTCTGGCCGAATTGGCCTTGACTCCGCAGGAAGCGCTTTACGTCGGCGACTCCGCCAGCGACATTCAGGCCGCCCGGGAAGTCGGCGTCGAAACCCTGGCCGCCGCCTGGGCAACCACCGCCGACATTCAGGAATTGCAGCGCCAGCAGCCGCTGGCCTTGTTTTCGACCGTCGCCGGGCTGCGGAATTATCTGCTGGCGTAA
- a CDS encoding DUF2961 domain-containing protein, whose protein sequence is MNLFGKFLFAAAAMPLAVAAETAPENYRGEQSLIDCRYLPFRRTPGVRTHYEGSIDKRGGNADWDWHLYQDENGEWVIFDVDGPGCLYNFVQHRYPTSPEPVFRFYFDGEKEPAFVIRQSEFGKKFPFVPPLADVFVGPEDGGRGPIWVVRSFVPMAFARSCRITSSVKLEGNDKAAGGGGWGHVMYQSYPDAAGVATFRGSGKCEAVLEAWRRSAGPWRDGDCETVTAAGEVPGHARQTILEQAGPGAIAAIAFRIPGLTPAMRHSLRVRLYWENEPEPAVDLPFGAFFGNELGYHDIELPLLGSTVDGRFYNRFPMPFWQYARLDLVNTAEMAVAFEAEVKIVPPAVFSYPAEQAMHFRASAYYPAQTQVLGDDSVIAVVRGSGHLAAAVVTCPGDGFCEGDVRVYFDDFRTPQIESDGSESYVCYGWGFVAPPQQNPVTAYDGTGNDRWNMVRLTFPDAYCFHTKLRFGIEDRYGANTTVSTHSGALLYYGEHEPDMVETDGFVPGDGSHAYRVADSAETLEVTSSFEGDAWDVPFTFRGFGNFERSEFCVRVLPGNRGVILRRVSDQRTGRQAAEIYVDGVKVKERLWYFADRNPFCRLLEDEFVVPAAYTAGKAQLKITVRPVDRGAGRSWNELEYRVFSLL, encoded by the coding sequence ATGAATCTGTTCGGTAAATTTTTATTCGCAGCGGCGGCGATGCCGCTGGCGGTCGCCGCCGAAACGGCGCCGGAAAACTATCGGGGCGAACAATCGCTGATCGACTGCCGGTATCTGCCGTTCCGCCGGACGCCGGGAGTGCGGACGCATTATGAGGGCAGCATCGACAAACGCGGCGGCAACGCCGACTGGGACTGGCATCTTTACCAGGATGAGAACGGCGAGTGGGTGATTTTCGATGTTGACGGTCCCGGCTGTTTGTATAATTTTGTCCAGCACCGTTATCCGACCAGTCCGGAACCGGTGTTCCGCTTTTATTTCGACGGCGAAAAGGAACCGGCTTTCGTCATCAGGCAATCTGAATTCGGCAAAAAATTTCCTTTTGTGCCGCCGTTGGCCGATGTTTTTGTCGGTCCGGAAGACGGCGGCCGGGGACCGATCTGGGTGGTCCGTTCTTTTGTCCCGATGGCGTTTGCCCGCTCCTGCCGGATCACTTCTTCAGTCAAGCTGGAAGGCAATGACAAAGCGGCCGGCGGCGGTGGCTGGGGACATGTCATGTATCAAAGCTATCCGGATGCCGCTGGGGTGGCCACCTTTCGCGGTAGCGGGAAATGCGAGGCGGTCCTGGAGGCCTGGCGGCGATCGGCCGGGCCCTGGCGCGACGGAGATTGCGAAACGGTTACGGCCGCCGGCGAAGTACCCGGCCATGCCCGGCAGACCATTCTCGAACAGGCCGGGCCGGGAGCGATTGCCGCCATCGCGTTCCGCATTCCCGGCCTGACTCCGGCAATGCGTCATTCGCTGCGGGTGCGGCTTTATTGGGAGAACGAGCCGGAGCCGGCGGTTGATTTGCCGTTCGGGGCATTTTTCGGCAACGAACTGGGATATCACGATATCGAACTGCCTTTGCTGGGCTCGACGGTTGACGGCAGATTCTACAACCGGTTCCCGATGCCGTTCTGGCAATATGCCCGGCTGGATCTGGTCAATACCGCCGAGATGGCGGTTGCTTTTGAGGCTGAAGTGAAGATCGTGCCGCCGGCGGTATTCTCCTATCCGGCCGAACAGGCGATGCATTTCAGGGCATCGGCATATTATCCGGCGCAGACTCAGGTGCTGGGCGACGATTCGGTCATCGCCGTCGTCCGCGGTTCCGGCCATCTGGCGGCGGCGGTGGTCACCTGTCCCGGCGACGGATTCTGCGAAGGCGATGTCCGGGTCTATTTCGACGATTTCCGGACCCCGCAGATCGAAAGCGACGGCTCCGAAAGTTATGTCTGTTACGGCTGGGGATTCGTCGCGCCGCCGCAGCAGAATCCGGTCACCGCTTACGACGGCACCGGCAATGACCGCTGGAACATGGTTCGCCTGACCTTTCCGGATGCTTACTGTTTTCATACCAAACTGCGGTTCGGCATCGAGGACCGCTACGGCGCCAATACAACAGTCAGTACCCATTCCGGCGCATTGCTCTATTACGGGGAACACGAACCGGATATGGTCGAAACCGACGGTTTTGTGCCCGGCGACGGCAGCCATGCCTATCGCGTTGCCGACAGCGCCGAAACATTGGAGGTCACTTCTTCCTTCGAAGGGGATGCCTGGGATGTGCCGTTTACTTTTCGGGGGTTCGGAAATTTTGAGCGGAGCGAGTTCTGCGTCCGGGTTCTGCCGGGCAACCGCGGCGTGATCCTGCGCCGGGTGTCCGACCAGCGAACCGGCCGGCAGGCGGCGGAAATTTATGTGGACGGGGTGAAGGTGAAGGAACGCCTCTGGTATTTTGCCGACCGCAATCCGTTCTGCCGGTTGCTGGAGGATGAATTCGTCGTGCCGGCCGCTTATACGGCCGGCAAGGCGCAACTGAAAATTACCGTCCGTCCGGTCGACCGCGGTGCCGGCCGGAGTTGGAACGAGCTGGAATACCGCGTGTTTTCACTGCTTTAG
- a CDS encoding helix-turn-helix domain-containing protein, with translation MEPMLNLPDLLLKSLHWEYDAGAAFQPVCHPELPERLFPFLVIVCPLSGNYFCRLSDGRRLKIAPGEALLVPRGIPHTVAMPEPGILHFAHIQFNLFHGCDLLQFFQVPFHVGGEAAGQLGRLIETLHRNLAVPAAAAGWFSRAARGWQLAAELLLQLLAISPPQPQLENRLRELSELDGVLRYIQANLCRAISRRELARLASLSETRFHYVFKNATGLAPMAYVRQIRMKRAQELLIRSDRPIGEIAPLAGYPDLFHFCKSFKKSFGITPNAYRLACRRQLNALGSRSASVFTSEV, from the coding sequence ATGGAACCGATGCTGAACCTGCCGGATTTACTGCTGAAGTCACTGCACTGGGAATATGACGCCGGAGCCGCGTTCCAACCGGTCTGCCATCCGGAACTGCCCGAACGGCTTTTCCCCTTCCTGGTCATCGTCTGCCCGCTCAGCGGCAACTATTTCTGCCGCCTTTCCGACGGCCGGCGGCTGAAAATCGCCCCGGGCGAAGCGCTGCTGGTCCCCAGAGGCATTCCGCACACCGTGGCAATGCCGGAACCCGGCATCCTGCATTTCGCCCATATTCAATTCAATCTCTTCCACGGGTGCGATCTGCTGCAATTTTTTCAGGTGCCGTTTCACGTCGGCGGAGAAGCCGCCGGGCAACTGGGGCGGCTGATCGAAACGCTGCATCGCAATCTGGCCGTCCCGGCCGCCGCCGCCGGCTGGTTCAGCCGGGCCGCCCGCGGCTGGCAGCTGGCGGCCGAACTGCTGCTGCAATTGCTGGCAATTTCGCCGCCGCAGCCGCAACTTGAGAACCGGCTGCGGGAATTGTCGGAACTGGATGGGGTGCTGCGTTATATCCAGGCCAATCTATGCCGGGCGATCTCCCGCCGGGAACTGGCGCGCCTGGCCTCGCTGTCCGAAACCAGATTCCACTACGTATTCAAAAATGCCACCGGCCTGGCACCGATGGCATACGTCAGACAAATCAGGATGAAACGCGCCCAGGAACTGCTGATCCGCAGCGACCGGCCGATCGGCGAGATCGCCCCGCTGGCTGGATATCCGGATCTTTTCCACTTCTGCAAAAGCTTCAAAAAATCATTCGGAATCACGCCCAACGCCTATCGTCTCGCCTGCCGCCGGCAACTGAACGCGCTCGGCAGCCGGTCTGCTTCCGTTTTCACTTCCGAAGTATAA
- a CDS encoding phosphodiester glycosidase family protein encodes MKTMGSRQKMKWLKAWLGSLRLPVAVWLAVGCMALTAAVSAAPFEGSFDWSTAEEIYPGIRHAALTFTGPRPLKVNAVEIDLTNPDFRFHTTPRDEDWGKPMPDFPSKTIRTRRQTTRKYIAQARQAPEQGGYGIPVVLAINAAPWTPWESPFNHRYADTMGLAVSDGVVVCETNGSFPSFIVNKDRSVDIRLVAPGDDLSDIQMAVSGFGIILKDGEVYGDDSYHPRTIFGLSGDKSKLYLMTVDGRQKGYSEGINTGEGALLMKFFGAEDAINMDGGGSTTLAVYDAETDSSKVLNHQEGGWERPVGNNVGIYYAEEPAMTVEATVVAEETK; translated from the coding sequence ATGAAAACAATGGGAAGCAGACAGAAAATGAAATGGTTGAAAGCATGGTTGGGTAGTTTGAGGTTGCCGGTCGCCGTATGGCTGGCGGTCGGCTGCATGGCGTTGACGGCGGCGGTTTCCGCTGCGCCGTTCGAAGGCTCCTTCGATTGGAGTACCGCCGAAGAAATTTATCCCGGCATCCGTCACGCCGCACTGACGTTCACCGGACCGCGGCCGTTGAAAGTCAATGCCGTCGAGATTGATCTGACCAACCCGGATTTCCGGTTCCACACCACGCCGCGCGACGAGGACTGGGGCAAGCCGATGCCGGATTTTCCGTCGAAGACCATCCGGACCCGGCGGCAGACGACGCGGAAATACATCGCCCAGGCACGGCAGGCGCCGGAGCAGGGCGGCTATGGGATTCCGGTCGTGCTGGCGATCAACGCCGCGCCGTGGACACCGTGGGAGTCGCCGTTCAATCACCGTTACGCCGACACGATGGGACTGGCCGTTTCCGACGGCGTGGTGGTCTGCGAAACCAACGGTTCGTTTCCGTCCTTCATCGTCAACAAGGACCGCTCGGTCGATATCCGGCTGGTGGCGCCCGGCGATGATTTGTCGGACATCCAGATGGCGGTTTCCGGCTTCGGCATTATCCTGAAAGATGGCGAGGTGTATGGCGACGACAGTTACCATCCCCGGACGATTTTCGGACTTTCCGGGGATAAGAGCAAACTTTATCTGATGACGGTCGACGGACGCCAGAAGGGTTACAGCGAGGGGATCAATACCGGAGAGGGCGCGCTGCTGATGAAATTTTTCGGCGCCGAGGATGCGATCAATATGGACGGCGGCGGTTCGACGACGCTGGCGGTCTACGATGCCGAAACCGATTCCAGCAAAGTGCTGAACCATCAGGAAGGCGGCTGGGAACGTCCGGTCGGCAACAACGTCGGCATTTATTATGCCGAAGAGCCGGCGATGACGGTGGAGGCGACCGTGGTGGCGGAGGAGACGAAGTAA
- a CDS encoding glycoside hydrolase family 43 protein, whose protein sequence is MSTSTTGELRIRDPFLLFVPDENCYYLFGTNDVKQHDPKCKVGFDCYRSSDLTHWNGPAPAFRPDADFWATQDYWAPEVYPYRGKYYMFATFKSPERRRGTQVLIADWPEGPYRPWSDGPVTPADWECLDGTLYRAKDGTPWIVFCHEWLQITDGAICAMPLTDDLRSAAGEPITLFHASEAPWARAQQNQVFVTDGPFLIEADGRLFMLWSSFGDEGYAMGIAESADGSITGPWRQHAEPLYAGNGGHGMIFRTADGSRQVAIHSPNTPPQERLLIFPLPLDKLTGQP, encoded by the coding sequence ATGTCGACTTCAACAACCGGGGAACTGCGTATCCGCGATCCCTTTCTCCTGTTCGTGCCGGATGAAAATTGTTATTATCTGTTCGGGACCAATGACGTCAAACAGCACGACCCGAAATGCAAAGTCGGCTTCGACTGCTACCGCAGCAGCGACCTGACTCACTGGAACGGTCCGGCGCCGGCCTTCCGGCCGGATGCGGATTTCTGGGCGACGCAGGACTACTGGGCGCCGGAAGTGTATCCTTATCGCGGAAAATATTATATGTTCGCCACCTTCAAGTCTCCCGAACGCCGCCGGGGAACGCAAGTGCTGATCGCCGATTGGCCGGAAGGACCGTACCGCCCCTGGAGCGACGGACCGGTGACGCCGGCGGACTGGGAATGTCTGGACGGCACGCTGTATCGGGCGAAAGACGGCACGCCCTGGATCGTCTTCTGCCACGAATGGCTGCAAATCACCGACGGCGCCATCTGCGCCATGCCGCTGACCGACGACCTGCGCAGCGCGGCGGGCGAACCAATTACGCTGTTCCACGCTTCGGAGGCTCCGTGGGCCCGGGCCCAGCAAAATCAGGTTTTCGTCACCGACGGCCCGTTTCTCATCGAAGCCGACGGCAGACTTTTCATGCTCTGGTCCAGTTTCGGCGACGAAGGCTATGCGATGGGCATCGCCGAATCCGCCGACGGTTCGATCACCGGGCCGTGGCGGCAGCATGCCGAACCGCTCTATGCCGGAAATGGCGGTCACGGCATGATTTTCCGGACGGCGGACGGCTCCCGGCAGGTGGCGATTCATTCGCCGAATACACCGCCGCAGGAACGGCTGCTGATCTTTCCGCTGCCGCTCGATAAATTGACCGGTCAACCGTGA